A stretch of Podospora bellae-mahoneyi strain CBS 112042 chromosome 5, whole genome shotgun sequence DNA encodes these proteins:
- a CDS encoding hypothetical protein (EggNog:ENOG503PYE5): protein MTGKQPARPLPFTPLSELYPDSEPPSKKPRVDTTQYTRANRRARAFPRIQPPTTTSQSSSRSLSSNADTDDPIDVPWWDPKVTESSASSSGRTSVKQTTTRSIKGRPNPSKMYKSARKASRTDQDSPTEEERIDDHDPKMSEDYLPFGPPWPPNETRDRGGSPPKPKDKANRGNVVPGISPTQSMIKMIAAGDYIPFSPDSPVATRQQQEVFPPGPRRSSVVPLNLRTRIGNQSPFGFDRVNDPPPTVAAEAQAETYQALEEVSIPNLGAECPQTEVDSTLWNPVLLGVRNERKDGNRVWPARKGGIYCDTCFRDECIRWIRARDKALSVSRLLGVGGEPEGMNPIESVIFPDQIKHRANKLFRRTPPDVLGLALLRYLAQTRVEALGEDTQDEVTGTLDSLRQDIRLSKGRLKRLERQCRTLVETCVVSESDQKKIIPEGVVWLWEFDALLQDVNKRSSNETPLDMSFPTTLTNRAHEAAIDEFWNMAVAHINVKDSMGHRTKTELLRLIRTAMAQAATESKQEKRGRAGEPLPCQYCAQSESVNSKTARNSNGRAVKVKPWIEPLVWSGEMSEETASSASAEEFFRLVESRGAVMAEVSGIKFLVDSTGGKRRIVLVEMASVFDDMWKERQEDKRFSSIPAIAAHERESLRWRSANPPYM, encoded by the coding sequence ATGACGGGAAAACAACCAGCACGACCCCTCCCATTTACGCCGCTCTCGGAGCTGTACCCTGATAGCGAACCACCAAGCAAGAAGCCAAGAGTTGACACCACACAGTATACAAGGGCGAATCGAAGGGCTCGGGCTTTCCCCAGAATACAACcgccaacaaccacatcgcAAAGCTCCTCACGGTCGCTTTCATCAAATGCTGACACCGATGATCCAATCGATGTACCATGGTGGGATCCCAAAGTCACGGAGAGCTCTGCGTCCTCCAGCGGCAGGACCTCTGTTAAACAGACGACGACTCGGTCCATCAAAGGCCGTCCCAACCCATCGAAAATGTATAAATCAGCTCGTAAGGCGTCACGGACTGATCAGGATAGTCCCACAGAGGAAGAAAGAATTGATGATCATGATCCGAAGATGAGCGAGGATTACCTTCCGTTTGGTCCACCATGGCCACCAAACGAGACAAGAGACAGGGGGGGAAGCCCACCGAAGCCAAAGGATAAGGCGAACCGAGGAAACGTGGTCCCTGGAATCTCGCCCACGCAGAGTATGATCAAGATGATAGCTGCAGGCGACTACATTCCGTTTTCTCCAGACAGCCCTGTGGCAACTAGACAGCAGCAGGAAGTTTTCCCGCCAGGGCCACGACGTTCCTCTGTCGTCCCCTTAAACTTGAGAACTCGAATAGGGAATCAGAGCCCCTTCGGGTTTGATCGGGTAAATGATCCGCCGCCAACAGTCGCTGCAGAAGCGCAGGCGGAGACATACCAGGCATTGGAGGAGGTGTCGATCCCAAACCTTGGTGCTGAATGTCCGCAAACTGAAGTAGACTCGACACTATGGAACCCGGTATTATTGGGGGTCAGAAATGAGCGAAAGGATGGAAATCGGGTATGGCCGGCAAGAAAAGGAGGGATCTACTGCGATACGTGCTTTCGTGACGAATGCATCCGGTGGATTCGAGCTCGGGACAAAGCCCTGAGTGTGTCTCGATTgctcggggttggtggggagccAGAGGGCATGAATCCCATTGAGTCTGTCATATTCCCGGATCAGATAAAACACCGCGCCAACAAGCTGTTTCGTCGCACTCCACCTGACGTTCTCGGTCTCGCTCTGCTTCGATATTTGGCCCAAACGCGTGTTGAGGCTCTGGGAGAGGACACGCAGGATGAGGTGACTGGGACACTGGACTCTTTGCGTCAAGATATTCGTCTGTCGAAAGGCCGGTTAAAGCGACTTGAGAGGCAGTGCCGGACTTTGGTGGAGACTTGCGTGGTTTCCGAATCCGACCAAAAGAAGATCATTCCAGAAGGCGTTGTGTGGCTGTGGGAGTTTGACGCTCTGTTGCAGGACGTGAATAAGAGGTCGTCGAATGAAACACCTCTGGACATGTCTTTTCCGACAACTTTAACAAACAGAGCCCATGAGGCAGCGATCGATGAATTCTGGAACATGGCTGTTGCGCATATTAATGTGAAGGACTCAATGGGTCATCGGACGAAGACTGAATTGCTGAGGTTGATTAGAACAGCCATGGCCCAGGCAGCGACGGAGTCTAAACAAGAGAAGCGAGGCAGAGCAGGAGAACCACTCCCATGTCAATACTGTGCCCAGTCAGAGTCTGTTAACTCCAAAACCGCTCGGAACTCAAATGGTCGAGCTGTCAAAGTAAAACCGTGGATTGAACCACTGGTCTGGTCAGGCGAGATGAGTGAGGAGACTGCATCGAGTGCCAGTGCCGAAGAGTTCTTTCGTCTTGTCGAGTCGAGAGGCGCGGTGATGGCGGAGGTATCAGGCATCAAATTTCTGGTGGACTCGACCGGCGGCAAAAGGCGGATTGTACTGGTGGAAATGGCGAGTGTGTTTGATGACATGTGGAAGGAGCGGCAGGAAGACAAGAGATTTAGCTCAATCCCTGCTATTGCTGCCCATGAAAGAGAGTCGTTACGATGGAGATCTGCAAACCCGCCATatatgtaa
- a CDS encoding hypothetical protein (COG:Q; EggNog:ENOG503NZPZ) codes for MEGLTLILLYLAIPSLVYSAIQQILSWKKKKSVTTVAKFPGPKQYPFVGRIHDLPRFSMWLKFKEWADEHGPIFQTRAVDQTFIIVSDEKIAEELLVKRGHIYSGRPQIRSLINHKEGVGYSALMDRHDTWKTQRKWAHAAMAEAYKHHFYGHCEKEMKRYLGLLLIDPARFLDYTREYCGRVMSRLAWDDATQGKANGDSADTTLHCMSVSGPITNTVTPLWHLPSFMNPWYNFEIKREKEQRAWWLNNFRLAKDRMLKGTLPNDTWAYRYFEQLKREGNESLDQEEEQEIFASCMIGFVNLVGVVTISGPLKFFLMAMALHPEWQRKAQEEIDRVCGGRMPTMKDFPDLPTVRACLKETVRWRSGVPLGVPHQAERDDVFRGVPIKKGTIILACEWSLNRVPEKYPDGDNFRPERWLEPGWPTYQEPLTRYPNFREGQAMHSFGWGRRTCLGQNIVDDEMFVFGASYLWAFKSGPKICPRTGVPVPIDTQATNSHVILEPLPYHLSFKVRSEEMAKLILSNYQEVMGELKV; via the exons ATGGAGGGCCTCACGCTCATCTTGCTCTATCTCGCCATCCCCAGTCTGGTCTACTCGGCCATCCAGCAGATCCTGtcatggaagaagaagaagtcggTCACCACGGTGGCCAAGTTCCCCGGTCCCAAGCAGTATCCTTTTGTAGGCCGTATTCATGACCTCCCCCGGTTTTCCATGTGGTTGAAGTTCAAGGAGTGGGCCGACGAACATGGACCTATTTTCCAGACCAGGGCAGTGGATCAGACGTTCATCATCGTGTCGGACGAGAAGATTgcggaggagctgttggttAAGAGAGGGCACATCTACTCCGGTCGGCCTCAGATTCGAtctctcatcaaccacaaggaaggggttggataCTCTGCTTTGATGGACCGTCATG ACACATGGAAGACGCAGCGTAAGTGGGCGCACGCCGCTATGGCCGAAGCATACAAGCACCACTTTTACGGCCACTGCGAAAAGGAAATGAAACGCTacctcggccttctcctcatcgATCCCGCCCGATTCCTCGATTACACGCGTGAGTACTGTGGCCGTGTCATGTCCCGACTCGCCTGGGATGACGCTACTCAGGGAAAGGCCAACGGTGATAGCGccgacaccaccctccactgCATGAGCGTCTCCGgtcccatcaccaacaccgtcACGCCGCTCTGGCACCTGCCTTCGTTCATGAATCCATGGTACAACTTTGAGATCAAGCGCGAGAAGGAACAGCGGGCCTGGTGGCTTAACAACTTCCGCCTGGCCAAGGACAGGATGCTAAAGGGCACGCTCCCTAACGACACGTGGGCCTACCGGTATTTTGAGCAATTGAAGAGGGAAGGGAACGAGAGTCTGgatcaggaagaggagcaggagatcTTTGCGAGCTGCATGATTGGGTTTGTGAACCTAGTCGGTGTAGTGACGATTAGTGGACCGCTAAAGTTTTTCTTAATGGCCATGGCGCTGCATCCGGAGTGGCAGAGGAAGGCacaggaggagattgacagGGTCTGCGGGGGCAGGATGCCGACTATGAAAGACTTTCCTGACTTGCCGACTGTGAGGGCGTGTTTGAAGGAGACGGTGAGGTGGAGGTCGGGGGTTCCGCTTGGTGTTCCTCATCAGGCTGAGCGGGATGATGTTTTTAGGGGGGTTCCCATCAAGAAGGGGACTATTATTCTCGCTTGCGAGTG GAGTCTCAACCGCGTCCCCGAAAAATACCCCGACGGCGACAACTTCCGCCCCGAGCGCTGGCTCGAGCCCGGGTGGCCCACGTATCAAGAACCTCTTACCAGGTACCCCAACTTCCGCGAGGGGCAGGCCATGCACAGCTTTGGCTGGGGTCGACGCACCTGCCTCGGGCAGAATATTGTCGATGACGAGATGTTTGTCTTTGGAGCTTCGTATCTCTGGGCGTTCAAATCTGGTCCCAAGATTTGCCCGCGCACGGGAGTACCAGTGCCAATTGACACGCAGGCGACAAACAGCCATGTTATTTTAGAGCCGTTGCCGTATCATTTGAGCTTCAAGGTGAGGAGTGAGGAGATGGCGAAGCTGATCTTGTCGAATTATCAGGAGGTTATGGGGGAGTTGAAGGTGTAG
- the RIM20 gene encoding pH-response regulator protein palA/rim20 (EggNog:ENOG503NUZ5; COG:S) yields the protein MTTNNILSLPFRKSVQLSLSSSLRQYISKKYDQHPDMFRHDLEVIDSLRRDAINTREPHSTGIRKLQTYAAQLVWMSGKFPIDIGVDFTWYPALGYHTEHPLVQNNLQYELLNILYNLAALYSQLAISSNRSDTKGLKAAASFFSQAAGVLSHMKKEVLPELRMTNPPDDMDEATLEALTQLFLAQSQECFWQKAVMDQYKDASIAKLAARVSDLYNLAVEAAMQSEAISSAWIHHMSAKHHHFAAAAQYRAACDCLEKKRYGEEVARLKDAVNCVTEGLKECKGGYISKAVVDDLHGLKKRVEEDLKRAEKDNDIIYLQIVPPKPELKILERANMAVASVPSQVAKPYEYFGDHAEFGPALFTKLVPFSVHVAVSIYEERRDRLVNNNIIAELETMTDRLHEILSSLYLPGSLQALEKPLGLPGTLVQHAEEIRQADALNKLQRGFADVEKLCASDKAVFEEGKALLAAEEEEDHALRLKYGTQRWARPESRADPSHDGGAKLWNHAGDIDGYFASSMSSDAVVREKFAAVKETLAILAGPDRGMMDYIPNSRRTEIPELLKPAIGRLRGVYNDVLRLESRRRKRIESLRARSRADDIKGDIMAEAARLERTYPNTPIVPAHFEGFFDKRLDSLYESELEALEKEQADQEKIMSEIQRANRDFESQKKVIGESGNREREKALQKLDNAYYKYKEIVSNIEVGRKFYNDLSRIVEQFRNQARSWVNERRQEARMLEDELAMPPLASLSMRSSQPQSPPPQAYQSPAPSSYYMQSPQRQPFRAPAVHSPPVEAQIQSWADNVPQQQPKPMPPIPSMQGTWIPNMGIKFSEAGAGGSGGSPGQGQQQGGGSSSGPVRGTWDPNSGIRFG from the exons ATGACAAC caacaacatcctgTCGCTCCCCTTCCGAAAGTCCGTACAACtctcgctctcctcctcgcttcGACAATACATCTCCAAGAAGTATGACCAACACCCGGACATGTTCCGTCATGACCTCGAGGTCATTGACTCCCTCCGCCGCGATGCTATCAATACACGCGAACCCCACTCGACCGGTATCAGGAAACTCCAAACTTATGCCGCCCAACTGGTTTGGATGAGCGGGAAATTCCCAATTGAT ATTGGCGTCGACTTTACATGGTACCCGGCCCTGGGCTACCACACCGAGCACCCCCTCGTACAGAACAATCTCCAATACGAGCTCCTGAACATTCTCTACAACCTCGCTGCTCTATATTCACAACTGGCGATATCGTCGAACCGAAGTGACACCAAGGGGCTGAAGGCTGCTGCGAGCTTCTTCTCTCAGGCCGCCGGCGTGCTATCCCATATGAAGAAGGAAGTCCTCCCCGAATTGCGTATGACCAACCCACCAGACGATATGGACGAGGCCACGTTGGAAGCATTGACTCAGCTCTTCCTTGCCCAAAGTCAGGAGTGTTTCTGGCAGAAGGCCGTCATGGACCAATACAAGGATGCTTCCATCGCCAAGCTGGCTGCTCGCGTGTCTGACCTCTACAATTTGGCAGTGGAGGCAGCCATGCAGAGTGAAGCCATCAGCTCTGCCTGGATCCACCACATGAGCgccaagcaccaccactttgccgccgctgcccagTACCGCGCTGCTTGTGATTGCTTGGAGAAGAAACGATACGGCGAGGAGGTAGCTCGGCTGAAAGACGCTGTCAACTGCGTCACTGAAGGTCTTAAGGAGTGCAAAGGCGGCTACATTAGCAAGGCTGTCGTTGACGATCTCCATGGCCTCAAGAAGCGCGTTGAAGAGGACTTGAAAAGGGCCGAAAAGGACAACGACATCATCTACCTGCAAATCGTGCCGCCAAAACCCGAGCTCAAGATCCTCGAGCGTGCTAACATGGCGGTAGCGAGTGTTCCATCGCAGGTCGCAAAGCCTTACGAATACTTCGGGGATCATGCCGAATTTGGACCTGCCCTGTTCACCAAACTTGTGCCGTTCTCGGTTCATGTCGCTGTGTCCATTTATGAGGAGCGAAGAGATCGCCTTGTCAACAACAATATCATCGCCGAGTTGGAAACCATGACAGACAGACTCCACGAGATTCTTTCGAGTTTATACTTGCCCGGGTCATTGCAGGCTCTTGAGAAGCCGCTTGGTTTACCCGGTACCCTTGTGCAGCACGCCGAGGAGATTCGACAAGCCGATGCGCTGAACAAACTGCAGCGTGGTTTCGCCGATGTCGAGAAGCTTTGCGCCAGTGACAAGGCTGTGtttgaagaaggaaaggCTCTTCTggccgccgaggaagaagaagaccacgCCTTGAGGCTCAAATATGGCACACAAAGGTGGGCAAGGCCCGAGTCGAGGGCTGACCCCAGTCATGACGGTGGGGCCAAGCTGTGGAACCACGCAGGTGACATCGACGGATACTTTGCTTCGAGTATGTCTAGTGATGCTGTGGTTCGAGAGAAGTTTGCCGCGGTCAAGGAAActctcgccatcctcgccggcCCAGACCGTGGTATGATGGACTACATCCCCAACAGTCGCAGAACCGAGATCCCAGAACTCCTCAAACCAGCCATAGGACGGCTGCGGGGAGTATACAACGACGTATTACGGCTGGagtcaaggaggaggaagcggatCGAGTCTCTTCGTGCCAGGAGCCGGGCCGATGACATTAAGGGCGACATCATGGCTGAGGCTGCGCGTCTTGAAAGGACATACCCCAACACTCCCATCGTGCCAGCTCACTTTGAGGGCTTCTTTGACAAGCGCCTGGACAGTCTTTATGAGTCTGAACTTGAGGCTCTTGAGAAGGAACAGGCCGATCAGGAGAAGATTATGAGCGAGATCCAGCGGGCCAACCGTGACTTTGAGTCGCAGAAGAAAGTTATTGGCGAGAGCGGCAACCGGGAGCGGGAAAAGGCCCTGCAGAAATTGGATAATGCTTACTACAAGTACAAGGAGATTGTTAGTAATATCGAGGTTGGGCGGAAGTTCTACAATGACCTCAGTCGTATTGTTGAGCAATTCCGTAACCAGGCGCGCAGCTGGGTGAACGAAAGGAGGCAGGAGGCGAGGATGTTGGAGGA TGAACTCGCGATGCCACCGCTAGCATCGCTTAGTATGCGATCCAGCCAGCCCCAGTCGCCTCCGCCGCAAGCGTACCAGTCCCCGGCTCCCTCGTCGTACTACATGCAGTCGCCGCAACGGCAGCCTTTTAGGGCGCCTGCTGTTCACAGTCCTCCTGTTGAGGCGCAGATTCAGAGCTGGGCGGATAATGtgccacagcagcagcctaAGCCGATGCCACCTATTCCTTCGATGCAAGGGACTTGGATACCGAATATGGGCATCAAGTTCTCTGAGGCAGGTGCAGGTGGCTCGGGGGGTAGTCCAGGACAGGGTCAGCAgcagggtggtgggagctcTTCGGGGCCTGTGAGGGGGACATGGGATCCTAACAGTGGGATTAGGTTCGGTTGA
- a CDS encoding hypothetical protein (EggNog:ENOG503NUNA; COG:C), with the protein MMHGNGAWNDRELHKPIVPPGLGFITCITSLHRDKKKPNDTTTATYSTMATNQVTRWVTNQDGIENLTKETIPMPTPAKGEVLVKISAVSLNYRDTEVVNGLYNYYDKPGTPKKPLVPVSDMCGTVVSVGDDNSPWKVGDRVVSTFLQSHLTGQVYPEHLATGLGKPLDGCLQGYRVFENEGLVRAPEYLTDEEASCLPIAGVTAWMAIHGMGVRKGEGETVLLQGTGGVSVAGLQIARAGGMKTIITSSSDEKLEKAKALGADYVINYRTSPDWEKEVMKITGDKGVDVILETGGAGTLYKSLDCVAFGGLISCIGYVSGREDKAGEARVNLNLLALRRTVTLKGIINGPRDRFEEMCQFYEKHQIRPVVDRVFGFEEAAEAMKYLAGGAHFGKVVVRVE; encoded by the exons ATGATGCATGGAAATGGAGCCTGGAATGATCGAGAACTACATAAACCGATTGTTCCTCCCGGGTTAGGCTTCATTACTTGCATTACATCACTCCACcgtgacaagaagaagcccaacgacacaacaacagcaacataTTCAACCATGGCCACCAACCAAGTCACCCGCTGGGTCACCAACCAAGATGGCATCGAAAACCTCACCAAAGAAACAATCCCTATGCCCACCCCCGCCAAGGGTGAAGTGCTGGTGAAAATCTCGGCTGTCTCGCTCAACTACCGCGACACCGAGGTCGTGAACGGGCTATACAACTACTACGACAAACCCGGCACTCCCAAGAAACCCTTAGTTCCTGTGTCAGACATGTGCGGGACTGTCGTCTCTGTCGGCGACGACAACAGCCCCTGGAAGGTAGGGGATAGGGTTGTCTCGACGTTTTTGCAGTCCCATCTCACTGGTCAGGTTTACCCTGAGCACTTGGCTactgggttggggaagccGTTGGATGGGTGCTTGCAAGGTTACAGGGTTTTTGAGAACGAGGGGCTGGTGAGGGCGCCGGAGTATTTaacggatgaggaggcgagtTGTCTGCCTATTGCGGGGGTGACGGCTTGGATGGCGATtcatgggatgggggttaggaagggggagggagagacgGTTTTGCTGCAGGGGACCGGGGGGGTTAGTGTGGCGGGTTTGCAGATTGCGAGGGCTGGGGGGATGAAAA CTATCATCACCTCGTCGTCTGATGAGAAACTagaaaaggccaaggctcTTGGGGCGGATTACGTTATCAACTATCGGACGAGTCCAGACTGGGAAAAAGAGGTTATGAAGATCACGGGCGATAAAGGGGTGGATGTTATTCTTGAGACGGGGGGTGCTGGGACGCTGTACAAGTCTCTTGACTGCGTTGCGTTTGGGGGATTGATCTCGTGCATCGGGTATGTGTCTGGGCGGGAGGATAAGGCTGGTGAGGCAAGGGTTAATTTGAATCTTTTGGCGCTGCGGAGGACGGTCACGCTGAAGGGGATCATCAACGGTCCAAGGGATAGGTTTGAGGAGATGTGTCAGTTTTACGAGAAGCATCAGATCAGGCCGGTGGTGGACCGTGtgtttgggtttgaggaggccgCTGAGGCGATGAAGTATCTGGCCGGTGGGGCGCACTTTGGGAAGGTGGTTGTGAGGGTTGAGTAG
- a CDS encoding hypothetical protein (EggNog:ENOG503P7JH), translating to MSQTQRDVFLYRRPISSFAKIPLLNKWRKATINHWTVCVGDTCYEVAATPDDPSGLSHNLRIKPKSEWIEEMQKKALEYEPINLGECKTTWPDDKIEECGKYT from the coding sequence ATGTCACAAACACAACGAGACGTTTTCCTCTACAGGCGACCCATCAGTAGCTTTGCcaaaatccccctcctcaacaaatGGCGCAAAGCTACCATCAACCATTGGACAGTTTGCGTGGGCGACACATGCTACGAAGTCGCCGCCACACCCGACGATCCAAGCGGACTATCGCACAACCTGCGCATCAAGCCCAAGTCGGAATGGATCGAGGAAATGCAAAAGAAAGCGCTTGAATATGAGCCTATTAATTTGGGTGAATGCAAGACAACATGGCCGGATGACAAGATTGAAGAATGCGGCAAGTATACCTGA
- a CDS encoding hypothetical protein (EggNog:ENOG503PEYK) gives METSNYTRDSGPPKNCDTVPRSLFFRIFAFSYSAALRYHTVQPMHCIQRNQNYREDKHGVIAALTRFRKTKSEELRFVQGAATLSGAAVIGVFSWPSTERTVWIAKMLWNWSLFLSFFALISSAHQRLLRRLPKDPSDELSEADLARCLSLFLQPPVPPGKGDRMFQRGISRRMVWFWQCPTMLMSFSWVLFLIGYTLHLLTPVFDASLAQFNTVVSLYFMLDPHGSRVLNYGHIACHRYRVWLHSCGCQLLFLCRAVSEAHFEGQPWDY, from the exons ATGGAGACATCCAACTATACCCGGGACTCGGGTCCACCCAAGAACTGCGATACAGTCCCCAGAAGTCTCTTTTTCAGAATCTTTGCCTTCAGCTATTCCGCTGCTTTACGCTACCACACCGTCCAGCCAATGCATTGTATCCAGCGCAACCAAAACTATCGCGAGGACAAGCATGGCGTCATCGCAGCACTAACTCGCTTCCGTAAGACGAAATCAGAGGAGCTGAGATTTGTTCAAGGAGCA GCAACGCTGTCCGGAGCAGCAGTAATAGGCGTCTTCTCCTGGCCCTCGACAGAAAGAACAGTCTGGATAGCCAAGATGCTCTGGAACTGGAGTttgtttctctctttctttgcTCTGATCAGCTCGGCTCACCAACGGCTGCTCCGGCGCTTACCCAAGGACCCGAGTGATGAGCTCAGCGAGGCCGACCTGGCGAGGTGTCTCAGTCTGTTCTTGCAACCTCCTGTCCCGCCTGGGAAGGGGGACAGGATGTTCCAGCGGGGGATCAGCCGCCGTATGGTCTGGTTCTGGCAGTGTCCGACTATGCTTATGAGTTTTTCTTGGGTGTTATTTCTGATTGGGTATACGCTTCACTTGTTGACGCCGGTGTTTGACGCCTCCCTGGCGCAGTTTAATACGGTTGTGAGTTTGTATTTTATGCTTGATCCCCATGGGAGCCGTGTTCTAAATTACGGACATATAGCCTGCCATCGTTACCGTGTGTGGCTGCACAGTTGTGGTTGCCAACTTCTTTTTTTGTGCCGAGCTGTGTCAGAGGCGCATTTCGAAGGCCAGCCATGGGATTATTGA